In Oryzias melastigma strain HK-1 linkage group LG10, ASM292280v2, whole genome shotgun sequence, a single window of DNA contains:
- the LOC112153655 gene encoding uncharacterized protein C3orf85: MKVIFLMAILGGVFAAPVMKEQESKQFIRLKRQAGYWDPHHSQNQWGFTIQEQANEYWTSLRTQAQYYMDMGNMVFDPSVADENRRQYMEMLRHAQAHLDMMTRRQS; this comes from the exons atgaaagtgatCTTCCTGATGGCTATTTTGGGTG GGGTTTTTGCTGCCCCCGTCATGAAGGAACAAGAGTCAAAGCAGTTCATCAGGCTGAAGAGACAAGCAGGATACTGGGATCCACACCACTCTCAGAACCAGTGGGGTTTCACCATTCAGGAGCAG GCAAATGAGTACTGGACCAGCCTCAGGACTCAGGCTCAGTACTACATGGACATGGGTAACATGGTGTTTGATCCCTCTGTTGCTGA TGAAAACAGAAGACAATACATGGAGATGTTACGGCACGCACAAGCTCACCTGGACATGATGACCCGTCGACAGAGTTAG
- the LOC112153654 gene encoding neuronal acetylcholine receptor subunit non-alpha-2 — MKLAVLLLLLSACPQLFAAITAPKKFVSLAEMEDALLRNLFQGYQRWVRPIQRPNDTIRVRFGLKISQLVDVDEKNQLMTTNVWLRQEWIDYKLRWNPDKYGGITSIRVPSENIWLPDIVLYENADGKFEGSLMTKAIVKFNGAITWMPPASYKSACTMDVTFFPFDRQNCSMKFGSWTYDGNMVDLVLMDNQVDRKDFFDNGEWEILSATGARGNRKDGLYFYPFITYSFILKRLPLFYTLFLIIPCLGLSFLTVLVFYLPSDEGEKLSLSTSVLVSLTVFLLVIEEIIPSSSKVIPLIGEYLLFIMIFVTLSIIVTVFVINVHHRSSATYHPMSPWVRNLFLQKLPRLLCMRGHADRYHYPELAPESPEVKSRSGGRRGIQRMSSGGQQSTSDGKEEEAYSTMLEKAIYSVRYISRHIRKEHFIREVVQDWKFVAQVLDRIFLWIFLSVSILGTILIFTPALQMFMKIPPPAPSEEPPINH; from the exons ATGAAGTTGgcggtcctcctcctcctcctgtcggCGTGTCCACAGCTTTTCGCTGCCATCACCG CTCCTAAAAAGTTTGTGTCCTTGGCGGAGATGGAGGACGCTCTGCTCAGGAACCTTTTCCAAGGATATCAACGATGGGTGAGGCCTATTCAGCGTCCCAACGACACTATCAGAGTTCGATTTGGACTTAAGATCTCCCAGCTGGTTGATGTG GATGAGAAGAACCAGCTCATGACAACTAATGTGTGGCTGCGTCAG GAGTGGATTGATTACAAGCTGCGGTGGAATCCAGATAAATATGGCGGGATCACCTCTATCAGAGTTCCTTCAGAAAATATCTGGCTCCCAGACATAGTGTTGTATGAAAA CGCTGATGGAAAGTTCGAGGGCTCTTTGATGACCAAAGCTATTGTGAAGTTTAACGGTGCCATCACATGGATGCCACCTGCAAGTTACAAATCAGCCTGCACCATGGATGTCACCTTCTTCCCATTCGACCGGCAGAACTGCTCCATGAAGTTTGGTTCCTGGACGTACGACGGAAATATGGTGGATCTGGTTCTGATGGATAATCAGGTGGACCGAAAAGACTTCTTCGATAATGGCGAGTGGGAGATACTCAGCGCCACTGGTGCCAGAGGAAATAGGAAGGATGGCTTGTATTTCTACCCCTTCATCACCTATTCCTTCATCCTGAAAAGGTTGCCGTTGTTCTACACGCTCTTCCTCATCATCCCCTGTTTGGGTTTATCTTTCCTGACTGTGCTGGTATTTTACCTCCCCTCAGATGAAGGAGAGAAGTTGTCACTCTCCACCTCTGTCCTTGTGTCTCTCACTGTGTTCCTCCTGGTCATTGAAGAAATAATCCCCTCGTCCTCCAAAGTGATCCCTCTGATTGGGGAATACCTGCTGTTCATCATGATCTTTGTCACCCTTTCTATCATCGTCACTGTCTTTGTCATTAATGTGCACCACCGCTCCTCAGCCACATACCACCCCATGTCGCCGTGGGTGCGCAACCTCTTCCTTCAAAAACTGCCCAGATTGCTGTGCATGAGAGGACACGCCGACCGCTACCATTACCCAGAGCTGGCCCCCGAAAGCCCCGAGGTGAAGTCTCGCTCTGGGGGCCGGAGAGGAATCCAGCGGATGAGCAGCGGAGGCCAACAGTCAACGTCTGACGGGAAAGAAGAGGAGGCCTACTCCACCATGTTGGAGAAAGCCATCTACTCAGTGCGCTACATCAGCAGACACATCCGGAAAGAACACTTCATCCGGGAG GTGGTACAAGACTGGAAGTTTGTGGCCCAGGTGTTAGACAGGATCTTCCTGTGGATTTTCCTGTCTGTCTCCATACTGGGCACCATCCTCATCTTCACTCCAGCTCTGCAGATGTTCATGAAGATCCCTCCTCCAGCTCCGAGTGAGGAGCCACCCATTAACCATTAA